Proteins from a genomic interval of Carassius auratus strain Wakin unplaced genomic scaffold, ASM336829v1 scaf_tig00003633, whole genome shotgun sequence:
- the LOC113070265 gene encoding cysteine and glycine-rich protein 1-like, whose product MPLGGGNKCGCCQKTVYFAEEVQCEGRSFHRSCFLCMVCRKCLDSTTVAVHENEVYCKACYGKKYGPKGYGYGAGAGTLSMDKGESLGIKPVEPQEHRPTNNPNASKFAQKFGGSDKCPRCSKAVYAAEKVIGAGNAWHKACFRCANCGKGLESTTLADKDGEIYCKGCYAKNFGPKGFGYGQGAGALSHTQ is encoded by the exons atGCCTCTTGGGGGTGGAAACAAATGTGGCTGCTGCCAGAAAACAGTCTACTTTGCAGAAGAAGTACAGTGTGAAGGGCGGAGCTTCCACAGATCCTGCTTCCTGTGCA TGGTGTGCAGGAAATGTCTAGACAGCACTACTGTAGCCGTCCATGAGAATGAGGTCTACTGCAAGGCCTGCTACGGCAAAAAATACGGGCCCAAAGGCTACGGCTACGGCGCTGGTGCAGGAACTCTGAGCATGGATAAAGGAGAGTCGCTGGGAATTAAACCTGTGGA GCCTCAGGAACACCGGCCAACCAATAACCCCAACGCATCCAAGTTTGCTCAAAAGTTCGGCGGCTCTGATAAATGCCCTCGGTGTAGCAAGGCCGTCTACGCAGCTGAGAAAGTCATAGGGGCAGGAAAT GCATGGCACAAGGCTTGTTTCCGATGTGCAAATTGCGGCAAGGGGCTGGAATCCACAACTTTAGCTGACAAGGATGGAGAAATCTACTGCAAAG GTTGCTATGCCAAAAACTTTGGACCAAAGGGCTTTGGGTACGGTCAAGGTGCTGGAGCGCTGTCACACACTCAATAG